A region of the Labeo rohita strain BAU-BD-2019 chromosome 5, IGBB_LRoh.1.0, whole genome shotgun sequence genome:
ctGCAATTTGGATATTACATTGTGGATGCTCAAATGTTCCCACTGTCAATGTAAAGAAATCCTTGATTATACATAGAATTTCTTATTCATAACCACATAGAAATGGACAAATGCTGACATACCGGCAAATTATTTTGCGTTTATTCCAGACGGTTTCCTCATAATGCGTAATATGCAGCGCACACCTGCTTTATCATCTGATTTCTGTCATGTGACTCTATATCTAACTCTCTATAGCAAGGTTTTATTTCTTAGTGTTTTAACAGAGATTcctaataacaaaataacagtgtaataatttaattttcaaagaGGAAATGTTGTGTACGTCCACATCGAGATCTTTAGCCTTGtgtattcattattaatatttgactGTCTGTTCCTGACTGCCTTTTTGCAGAATACAACCAAAGGATTTTGGTACCGCGTAGTACAAGAGGTTCCCAGAGTGTGAATTTGCATCAGATTGTATATTTATAGAAAAACGGATGTTGAAATGGATTCAAGAGAAACCTACCTTTGTAGATATCACAAATTCAAAGCATCAAAACTCCGTACGTGTACGACTTGGTAGCAAATGTGTTTGTAACTATCATGTGCCTTAACCTTTTTCCATGTTAGATGAAAATAAGtgtgttttatatgttttactGGTCTCTAactgctctttctctctctctatctccgtctctttctctctctgtctctttgacatacaaacacaaacacgccTCCTCTCTCTCTGGCTCCTCCCACTTTCACTCACTCTGTGTTCTCAATGTAGTCTAGACTGGTGGTGGGTTTTGCCTTGTATTACATTgtattataaacttttaaaagatAGACACATTAAAAGGGTTTGATTATATAGTTGTTAATGCTTTCCTAGCGCTCAAGAACAATGCCACAGTGACCGAATGTATTGTTAATTTTACTAATACCCAGAAGAGAGAATTGCTCTTGTTAAAGAAAAATACAGGTTTGTAGAGTATCACTTTGGTGTGTTTTCAATAAACCATGCCTGAAAAGAGCACATTGTGTCTGTTTCTTTTCATTACCCCTATCTTGGAAAGGAGAGGGTGCTCGCTACAGAGCcaaatgggaggagctggagctctaGCTCCGCCTTgctggaggtaatgggtggagatagacacctaaccacaccctaaccctaccccttaccctatcctaaacataaccccacccattagttcacacagaggtggagctggacatcgagagagggggagctggaggccattcggctctgcagtgagcagtacttgtGCTCTGGACCCACCTGTCAgctttgattgacaggtgaccggaccaatcataacgccgaATCCACTCtattgtctgacaaacaaaccagacgaGAGAGTGAGTTAACGTCGATCGACTTGAACTtggaaaaatggtgtgtattaaCAAACTACAGTGACCTATCGCGACATATGACAGAGCCataaaacggtatttattgtttgaatttcgttaaaaatgaccaaatttgaaagctgagacctaaagtaacctgctctgtctcgTCTGTCGTTGCGTTACCTTTGCAAAGGGTCAACTGACTTTAAGTGTATGGCTAAAAACAGTAGaaatgttgctcaaaatgttattttgccttctacagaagaaagaaaaccaTACAGATGACCTAAGGGTGAGTAAgtggtgacagaattttcatttttggatgaaccatTTCAGTTCTCATTTCAGGAAATGATGTATTTACTATAAACATCTTGtcaaatgatatttttatttcatgatgCACTAGGAATCTGTTGAGAATAGTAGTCACAATAATTTAGTTCCTCCAGAAATCTCGCCATTCTTTAAGGTTTGATACTCCCTTTGGCTGTTTGACAACTCTGGAAATATTCATTTCAGGAATATAATTTgccaaaaacagtaaaacatttgtTCCTTTGTGCATTAAATCACATTATCCAGTGTGTGTGCAGCTCCTGCAATGGCCTGTGTGACGATGGATAAGTGTTTATGCGCCTGATCCCAGTCTTCCTTCAGCCCGGTGCCTTCAGCCTTCTCTACCGCATCTGCTAGGCCTGGGAAAGTGGGCACACTTGATGACCTCGACGCCCATATCACATGCCTGTGTGGTGCCAGACAGTGTTAGAAGTGATTGCGAACAGGTGTGACATCAGCATGAACAAATGGAGAGTGGTAAGGGGGATgctgattaatattcataaggGAACGGTCATTAGTAGCAGGACATTTTAATAATGCTGGTTCGTACCTGAAACCATATTGTTCTGGGAATGCTAACGGGTCAAGGAAAGCTCTGTCCAGCAGCATGAGCTGGTCATTAATTTGGCGAACCATCAGGGGCCTGTTGTGAAGACAGAAGTTATGTTTATTCCATTATTTACCCTTGACACCACAGCAGGAGGTTTTTGATCACTTTAAGCCTACTGGATCACAAATTTCTACATCTAAATTACCAAATCTTTGCTGAAAGACCTTTTGTACACAATATTATACATGCCTTTTTTAACTGTTTGATAGTTTTAACCTTTTAGCAAGTAAAAGGccttatagtatttttttttttttttttagaaaattcatGTTAAAAAGTATGAAATGAGATCAGGATTTTGAGGATTGTTTGCATGTCATTATATTGCAGTGCATTATATTGCACATCACAGTTAAAACTAGAGCTTTGGATATACAActgagcatttaaaaataatcttaCTAAGACATATGTCAGTCTGCtataattgatcaaaagttgttttttttatttttttaaagaagtctcttctgctcaccaagcctgcatttatttgttccaaaatatagcaaaaacagtaacattttgaaatatttttactatttaaaataactgttttctatttgaatgtattttaaaatgtaatttattcctgtcatttcaaagctgaatttttagcattactcagacacgtgatccttcagaaatcattctaatatcttgatttgctgctcaaaaacatgtatttttattattatgttgaaaacagctgatgggaattttttcaggtttctttgatgaatagaaagttttgaagaacagcatttatctgaaatagaaatcttttgtaacattataaatgtctttaacatcacttttgatcaatttaaagcatccttgcttaaaaaaaaaaaaaaaaaaaaaaaaaaaatgtattcatttctataatttcttaccCCCCAaaagactccaagcttttgagttatactgtataatgtttcaaaatcttatttcagataaatgctgatctttaggtatttctattcatcaaagaatcctgaacaaaatgtaattaactgTTTATGAGACatgttttgaacagcaaatcagcatattttttttatgagctCCATATTCTCCTCTGTAATAttatatgagccataaaagctcaaaaaacatatgcaagcttttttatatttttttctagatattagattacacacacacacacacacaaaagattTTCTggaattattttcatatatcaGAAATAATTTTTCGGACAGTTATTTTCAGTGTTAACTTACGTTTCATTTGCAAGATCTGAATCCCTGATCAGACTGTCCAGTTTGTTGGCTGTGTCACTGAATAACTTCACAGCTTTCTTCAGGGATTCTGGGATTGGAAAAAGTACTTATTCTCATTGCCACTTTGACACTTACGAACTTCCATCTCTCTCACCTTGTACAAACATTTAGGTTGGCAAAATTCACTCATGATTAACATTTCCCTCACCCAAAGCAGTCTGGAAAATCTTGTTAGCTCACCCATAGAGATTCCTTTAGCCGCAAGTTTTGACTCAAAGGTTGTAACTGCCTCACTGAGGTACCGCTGTAGACTTTCTGCATAGTCAGTGCAGTTAAAAGGCAGCAGAAGACTGTCAGCCAATCGCAGCAGAACGTTCCCTGCCGTCCTGGCTACTGCCTGGTGACTTGTGAAACCTGCATAATGGAAagtcatttgaatttaaaatagaaCAGACAAGAACTGGCGGATAAATATTAAAAGAGGGATTATAGCACATAGAATAATTGTCCCATTTGAGAACCTCAGTATTCAGTTCACCTGGATCGATGTATGTAGATGCATAGTCAAAGGTGTCATAAGCCGTGTGGTAGGCTGGGTAGATTCgcgcttttgtttttgtctgcaGAGGGATGGAGAATGTGTGTTTAAAAttgatcaactttttttttttttcttctctaggAACTTCTAGCGCTGATCACATACCCGGTCATAATAATAGGAAATGTCCATAGACGTTATTCCAAGGTAGTGCATAAAAGCAGCGTAATCACTTCCTGCTCCTGTCAAGAAGCCCACACTGAAAATACAATGAACAGTGTTGAGAATAATTACTAATAGTCATGATTTTATAATCAccttgtattaaaaatataatgtcaGTGATGTATATTGTGAGCATACTTTGGTATAATCCCGTAATTTGGACTAGTTCTGTTCGAATATTTCAGCCAGTTGTCATAGACTGATAAGGTTGTTCCAGGTGCATCCACCTGAAAGCACATCATCAAAGcattataaaaatgtcacaTCTCACATAAACTACTGTAATAGATAGAGGACTTGTTCCTCACCTGTTTGGAGGCTGTAAATAAAACACCATGTGCCGCTGGAGAAGCAGAAGCTCTGAGTGTTGCATTAGCTGAGGTGGACAGACAGCATTTCAGCAAGTAGAAAACAAGTTGCAAAGTATATTCTGATGAAAAGAGGAAAAGCATCAAGTGGTACCAAACACTGAGATGTCCACGTTGATGTACGCCACAGTGCGTTCACTCAGCTTACTGAAGTACTCCTGTGAACGAACAATTCTTTTAACACCAGTACAGTGTTTTATGATCCAATTCCAGTTTTTTACTTCTTTATCAACAAACCTCTGTGTATTCTGCAGATCCAATAAGGCCAAATTCTTCAGCTCCCCAGCTGCCAAAGATAATGGACCTCCGAGGCCGCCATTTCCCTTTCAGGTAGAGATACACATTAGCGTGATTTGATTTTTGTCTGTAATTCTTTCAGCTTGTAACTGTCACTAGAATTTGATTCATTGttatatttttctctttatgGCTACCCTGTCCTCATAAAGTTCTCAGAACACAATGTGACTTCCATTATACTCCTAGACTACTTTGTGTCACAGCAGATTACTTCATTTGGGTCACTACAACCAGCCCTACAGTCACATCTGatggaaaaatcattttttctgTGGATGTTATTAGGCCTCACCTTCCTTCACCATCTTCCCCAGCACTCTTGTGATCTCCAGCATCACTGCTGTGCCGCTACTGGGGTCAATGGCTCCGTGTACCCAGCTGTCTCTGTGGTTCCCATAAATCACGTACCTGTCTAAACAACACgcatacaaaaatacagtttgcAGATGCAATTTATAAGttccttaaaatgtatttgggcATGtctaacaaaatgtaaaataacaatgcttcgttaaggctgcatttattcgatcaaaaatacagtaaaaacagttatattgtgaaatactgttacagttttaaaagaactattttctattctaatagattttaaaatgtgattcgtttctatgatggcaaagctaaattttcagcagccattactccagttttcagttaCATAATGGCTTAAGTGCCCAGATACTTTTTTGGGATCTGTgtagggatagttcaaccaaaaatgaaagttctgtcattaattactcacagtCATGTCATGCCAAACctttaagaccttcgttcatctttggaacacaaattaagatatttttgatgaaatccaaaagctttctgaccctgcatagacagcaatgtaattaccaTGTTCAAGAGCctaaaaggtagtaaggacatccttaaaatagtccatgtgacatcagtggttcaagcataatttttttttaagctacgttaaaactttttgtgtgcaaacaaataatgactattcagcagttcttctcttccgtgttaTTCACGGGAGTATCACAACACATGCTTTTGGATTCCTCTGCTTGAAAAAAAACTGCATCGCATCGGTACTACGTCAGAACGCAGCAGAATCGCATGCATGTGTCATGATACTCTTGTGAATTGTAaatccttactacatttctggacCTTACCATTGCTGTCAGTatagggtcagagagctctcggattttatagaaaatacagttgaggtcgaaagtttgcatccccctatcagaatctttaaaaatgttaattattttaccaaaatatgagggatcatacaaaatgcatgttattttgtatttagtactgacctgaataagatatttcacaaaaagacatttacatatagttcacaagagaatagttgaatttatatttaaaaaaaaaaaatgaccctgttcaaaagtttacatccccttgattcttaatactgtgttgttacctgaatgatcaacagctgtgttttttttttttgttgttgttgcttagtgatagttgttcatgagttccttgtttgtccgctgttcttcagaaaaattcttgaagtccaacaaattctttggttttccagcattttagTTCATCaagttaaatttatcctgatcttcaaattcaacatttttcaccccccagctcttaatgaattcttcttttttttctttctggagcatcagtgagcatttaaaccttctgtaatagttgcatatgagtccctcagttgtcctcagtgtgaaaagatggatctcaaaatcatacagtcattgttggaaaaggttcaaatacacaaaaatgctaaaaaaccaaagaatttgtgggacctgaaggatttttctgaagaacagcaggcagttttattgatcaggacaaacaagggactcacgaaacaactatcactgaacaaaaaaaaaaacacagctgtggatcattcaggtaacaacagtgtattaaaaatcaacgtttgaactgtttttttttttttttttttttttaataaattcaactactattttctcttgtggactatatgtaaacatcttttatgtaaaaaatcttattcaCGTCAATACtacataaacaataacatgcattttgtatgatccttcttatttttaatgattctgaaagggggatgcaaacttttgaccttaactgtatcttaatttgttttccaaagatgaataaaggttttttccagttttggaacgacatgaggaattcattacagaatttaaatttttgggtgaactatacctttaagacaacctatttttttgttagtttgtttgttaatattatgaCAAATCTAACTTACCTGGCTCCACGCTGCCTCGAATTACTCCCATAACATTTGCTGAATTTACCAGACTCTCAGTGttaaaagtgtccaaatgcacATTGCTGAAaagcaaaacattattttaattctgaCCAACATTATAACTTTTTAGCACAGAATCATTGACCATTGCAAGGCACAGATATGCAGCATTTACCTGTTGTTGAAGGAAGATGAGGCTTTGAACCCTGGCCCACCAAGTTTGTATGTGCAGTTAAGTGAGCCTTGCCAGTCATCAGGGGCATTGTCCCCATCCAGCTCACTGTCATGGATAAAACAGTTAGAATTAGAAGGAAACATCCTAAAAAGCGAGCAAGTAAAGAGAGAAAAGGTATATTTATACAGTTACACTTACCATATTAATCTTTCAGCATCCTCAAACCCTATCGGCTGTGTTGGAATTGGTGGAATACCTGTTATGTCTTCTTTTGGTATTCTGTAGGTATCATCTACAAATGAAAACATGTGTTGTTTACGTACCATGTGTCATATACCTTACGTGTTTTAGTGTAAAAAACAACCAGTTACCTTTTGCAGCTAGATAAGGTGTTAACAAGTCTCCAAAGTCAATGCTGTATGAGCCTCGCTCGACACCAGTAGGTGGGAGATACCAGGAGTGAGGATAGGTGTCACTTTCTGACACCAGGCCATCATTCATTTCATATGGATCAGTATAGACCAGCAACCCAACAATTCCAAACTTGGCTGCATTTATAGCCTGTTACATTCACGCCACAGAAGAGTAAAACATTTATGTGATAAATGTCCTAAATGGTTTTGAGAGATTTAACTAGTGTGTTCTCACTTTAGCAGATCTCCCTGCTCCTCCATATCTGGTGATGGCGATGGTTCCCCTCAGATCCAGCGTTTTGTTTAACAGCTCATAGTCGCTCATTTTACCCTGGTTTGCATAGACGAGTTTTCCCTGTACAGAAAGTAaaagaaattatacaaattatgcttttatttagcaaggatgctttaagttgataataaagacgtttataatgttacaaaaaatttctgttcagataaatgctgtttttctgaactttatattcatcaaagaaacctaaaaaaaattctactcagctgtttttaacataataataataataaaaataatttctgaaggatcatgtgcctggagtaatgatgctaaaaattctttgaaatcacaggaataaattacattttaaaatatattcaaataaaaatggtaaaaaaaaatatatatatattttttttaaaaaatgactgtttttgctgtactttggatcaaataaatgcaggattggtaagcagaagagactttaaaaaacattaaacatcttgctgttcaaaaactacaTCCCACATCACAATTTGATTCAGacataaattttacttttagaaTATCTATACACAATATTATCAGCCTTTGATAAAGTTAGTGATAGCAAGATATGCTAACAATGAAACCTTGTTTAAAAAGTTGATAGTGAAAcatcatgaaataaaaataaagagctATCAGTAGATGAGTTTACTACGGTGTCATATGGTTTGATAGCCCCAAAGGTCATCACACGCTATGTTTTCTTTCTAAAACAATTAAGTGCAATAAAGAGATTGTTTTTTATCTTTTGCTCAGTTATGTCAAAAGTTATGCCCGTGTCATCACACTATGTCATAAGATAATAGATTTTCTGTCATGATAACACCATCAAAGGAggcgttttaaaaaaaaaaatggaaaaactgaGATTTGAGGAAAAGCagttattaatgtaatataaa
Encoded here:
- the naaladl1 gene encoding aminopeptidase NAALADL1, which codes for MMKVVLLCVLAATLAFTIGILLGHFAIDKGSSVPDWVRDASRDVDEKIIKTFLDQLDTNQLRENLRELTKVPHMATTAGDEGTVQFLLKRWQDPNTGLDNAWREDYKVYLSFPNKSNPNKVSVVNPENAVLFAAREREKPYKPEQEDPDVVQPFAAYSPAGNVKGKLVYANQGKMSDYELLNKTLDLRGTIAITRYGGAGRSAKAINAAKFGIVGLLVYTDPYEMNDGLVSESDTYPHSWYLPPTGVERGSYSIDFGDLLTPYLAAKDDTYRIPKEDITGIPPIPTQPIGFEDAERLICELDGDNAPDDWQGSLNCTYKLGGPGFKASSSFNNSNVHLDTFNTESLVNSANVMGVIRGSVEPDRYVIYGNHRDSWVHGAIDPSSGTAVMLEITRVLGKMVKEGKWRPRRSIIFGSWGAEEFGLIGSAEYTEEYFSKLSERTVAYINVDISVFANATLRASASPAAHGVLFTASKQVDAPGTTLSVYDNWLKYSNRTSPNYGIIPNVGFLTGAGSDYAAFMHYLGITSMDISYYYDRTKTKARIYPAYHTAYDTFDYASTYIDPGFTSHQAVARTAGNVLLRLADSLLLPFNCTDYAESLQRYLSEAVTTFESKLAAKGISMESLKKAVKLFSDTANKLDSLIRDSDLANETPLMVRQINDQLMLLDRAFLDPLAFPEQYGFRHVIWASRSSSVPTFPGLADAVEKAEGTGLKEDWDQAHKHLSIVTQAIAGAAHTLDNVI